CGCCAGCACGCAATTGCTCTGCCAGTGTTCCCTGCGGTGTCAGTACAGCATCCAGCTCGCCGCTCAATACCTGTTTTTCGAACAGCGCATTTTCGCCGACATACGAGGCAACGACTTTGCGTACCTGGCGGTTGTCCAGCAGGATGCCAAGCCCAAAACCGTCCACGCCGCAGTTATTCGACACCACCGTTAACCCCTGAACACCCCGGCGGCGAACTTCCTCGATCAGGTTCTCCGGAATGCCGCATAAACCAAACCCGCCCGCCAGCAGCGTCATGTTGTCGGTCAGTCCTTCCAGTGCCTCTTTATAGGTGGCAACCCGTTTATCCAGTCCAGCCATACACTTGCCCCTCCTGTTAACCTTGCCGACATCATTAGGGGCGAAAAATGATTTGTTAATTTTAAATTTGTGACTCACTCATTTGGTTTTTTTATCAATTTAATGTTAATTAAACGTATTCAATAGGTTAAAGAGAAGAAAAATGAGAATGAGCATCAAACAGTTACGCGCGTTTTTAGCGGTAGCTCACACTCTTAATTTTGCTCATGCCAGTGACCGGCTGAATATGTCGCAACCCGCACTGAGTCTGGCCATTAAAGGGCTGGAAGAGGCGCTTGGCGGGGCGCTCCTGTTGCGAACGACCCGTAAAGTCACGCTAACCCAGGAAGGGGAAACGTTTCTGACGATGGCGCGACAGCTGCTCGCCGACTGGGAAAACACCGAAGAGGCGATGCGCCAGCGGTTTACCTTACAACGCGGAAAAGTCTCCGTTGCCGCCATGCCGTCCTTTGCCGCCAATGTGTTACCGCCGGTACTGAAAACCTTTCGCGATCACTATTCCGGGATCAATGTCACCGTCCACGATGTGATTAATGAACAGGTGATTGAGATGGTCAGTGAAGGGCGGGTGGAGATGGGCATTGCGTTTGAACCGGAGTTTTCCGGGCACCTCCATTTTACGCCGCTGGGGATGGATCGCTTTATCGCCATTGTTCCACCTGACAGTAAACTGGCCGCGCGTGAACGCATTTGCTGGCGAGAACTGCTGAGTCTGGATTTCATTGCATTACAGCGTCCCTCGGCGGTTCGCCTGATGCTGGAAGAGAAGCTGGCGCAAAGCGGTCGGCCGCTGGAAGTGGCGCTCGAAAGTCACCAACTGGTGACTATCGGGCGTCTGGTGGCGAACGGATTAGGCGGCAGCGCGGTACCGGCGTTATGCCGCACCCAAATGACTGAACTGGGCGCGACCTGTCTGGATCTCGACGGGCCGGTGATCGAGCGCCGGGTTGGGGTGCTGTGCGCGGCGCATCGAAAACTGTCAACGGCGGCCCAGGCGCTGATGGAAACCCTGAAAAAGGCCTACAACGCCTGACGCAAACCGGGCATCAACGATCCTCAAGCGCCCGCCAACAGCGCACGTCACGCCCCGACTCCTGCGGGAGTAACGCCTGCTTTTTCTCGCATCCCTGCGTCGCTAACGGGCAACGGTCGCGAAAAAAACAGCCCTGCGGCAGGGTTCGATTACCGGGAAGTTCGGTTTTACGCAATACGAGATCTTCCGCCAGCGGCACGCCTGTTTTCGGTACTGAATCAAGCAACAACCGCGTATAGGGATGCGCGGGCGTGGTTAATACTTGCCGGGCATCACCCAGTTCAACAATTTGCCCAAGATACATCACCGCGACGCGATCGCTCATGTGCCTGACCACCGAAACGTTATGTGAGATCAACACATAGGTCAGGTTTCTGCGGGCCTGGAGAGAAACAAGCAGATTGAGGATTTGCGCCTGTACGGAGATATCCAGCGCCGACGTGGGTTCATCCAGCACAATCACATCCGGCTCAGAGGAGAGCGCCCGCGCGATAGCAATACGCTGGCGTTGCCCGCCGGAAAACGCATGGGGAAGACGGTCGAGATACTCCGGACGAATTCCCACCAACAGCGCCAGCTCTTCCGCCAGCGCACGGCGTTCACGCTCGCTGTTATGCTTTTGGATCCAGACCGGTTCGGTAATGATCCGCCAGATCGGCAATCGGGGGTCGAGCGAGGAGAGCGGGTCCTGAAACACCATCTGCATCCCCTTGTTTGATCCACGCCCCCGGGAGCATTGCCCCTGACTGGGTTTCAGCATCCCCATCAACAGCTGCGCCAGCGTGCTTTTGCCGCAGCCGGACTCTCCGACAATGCCGAGGGTTTCTCCCTCGCGGATCTGCAAATCCAGTCCGTTCAGGGCGTGAACCCGTTCGGTGACGCGCCCCAGCCAGTTGCTGCGGGCCGGAAAATTGACGTGCACATCCTGTAGCGCCAGTAAAATATCAGACATGCGTTGTCTCCAGTTGCGGATACCAGCAGGCAGATTGCTGCGTCGTGTCGCCTGTGCGGCGCATCGGCGGGATAACATCACACTGCCGTCCGGCGGCGAAACAGCGCTCGCGGAAGGCGCATCCGGTAGGTAAATGGGTGAGATTCGGGACGGTGCCGGGGATCGCGGGCAGCGGTTGTCGAGGCTGGCCGTGTTCCGGGGCGCATTTCAACAAACCGATAGAGTAAGGATGCGTGGGATGGCGAATCACGTTTTCCGTCGGGCCGCTTTCGATAACGCTGCCGGCATACATGACATACAGCCTGTCACACAGCTGCGACACCACCGCCATATCATGGCTGATAAACAGCACGGCTGTCCCGCTGGCGCGCGCTTTATGTTTGAGTAAGCGCAACACCTGAAGTTGTACCGTAACATCCAGTGCGGTTGTGGGTTCATCGGCAATGATCAGATCCGGCTCGCAGGAGAAGGCCAGCGCGATCATCACACGCTGGCGCATACCGCCGGAAAGCTCAAACGGAAATCGCGACATCACCTGAGCGGCGTCCGGGATTTGCATCTCTTCCAGCAGAGCGATAGCTTTCTGCCGCGCATCGTAACGGCGCATTGGCTGGTGGTGGCGGATCACTTCCACCATCTGTTGCCCAATGCGTCGGGTCGGGTTCAGCGCGGTCATCGGCTCCTGGAAAATCATCGCCACCCGCGCACCACGCCACTGGCGCATCTGTTTTTCACTGGCGTTCAGAACATCTTCACCCAGTAATGAGACGCGTCCCTGATGAATGCGATAACTGCCTTCCGGCAGCAAACGCATCGCCAGCATCGCCGTCACCGACTTACCGGAGCCCGACTCGCCAACCACGCCAACAATTTCGCCACGCTGAATATGCAACGACACCCGGTTCAGGGCATGAACCTCGCTGTTGTAGCCCGGAAAACTCAAATGCAGACCTTCAATTTCCAGTACGGGTTGCGTCATGACTGTTTTCCTCCGGCTTTGGGGTCCAGCAGATCGCGAATACCGTCGCCAAACAGATTAAATCCCACGGCGGTGATGAGGATCGCCGCGCCGGGGAAGGCGCAATACCACCACTGGTCGAGAACATAATTACGGCCAATCGCCACCATCGCGCCCCATTCTGCGCTCGGCTGTTGTGCGCCGAGGCCAATAAAGCCCAGCGTCGCGGCCATCAGGATCGCGCTGCCGATATCCAGCGAGGCCTGAACAATCAGCGGCGGCAGCGAATTGCGCAAAATATGCCAGCTGATCAAATGCCAGCGTGATGCGCCATAGGTCCGTGCCGCCTGCACATAGGCGTACTGACGGACAACCAGCGTTTGTCCGCGCGCGAGGCGCACATAAAACGGGATACGGACAATAGCGATCGCCATCATGGCGTTAAACAGACTGGGGCCGAGAGCCGCCGCCAGCGCCATGGTGAGCACCAGCGAGGGAATCGACAACATAATGTCCATCATGCGCATGATGACGGCATCGGCACGCCCCCCCATCACGCCCGATAAACAGCCGAGCAGCGAACCAATGCCGCCCGCAATACCGACCACCACCAGACCGGCAACGATAGATTGCTTGCTGCCCACCAGGACGCGGCTGAACAGATCGCGTCCGACTTCATCGGTGCCAAACCAGTGGCTGGCAGAAGGCGGCAGCAGGCGGGCGGTTAAATCGATGGCGTTCGGGTTATAGGGCGTGACCCACGGCGAAAACACCATCAACAGCAGCATCAGAACAATAATGACGCCGCCAATCAGCGTCAGCGGACTGCCTTTGATAAGCCACCATAGCTTCGCCCAGTCGATGCGACGGCGGGTAGTTTGCGGTGGCGTCTGCGTTTCCTCGGTTAACATCATTCAGCACCTCCGCGACCAATACGGGGATCGATCCACAGGTAGAGTAAATCCACGAGCAGATTCACCAGCACGTAAGCAAAAGAGACCACCACGGCAAAGCCCATGACGGCGGGGAAGTCGAGCGCCTGAATTGAGGTCACGACCCATGCGCCCATCCCCGGCCAGGCAAACACCGTTTCGGTGAGTACCGCGCCATAGAGCAAATCGCCTAACGCCAGTCCCAGAACGGTAATGGACGGGATCAACGCGTTAGGCAGCGCATAACACAACACGATGTACCAGCCTGGCAGACCGCTGGCGCGCGCGGTACGAATATAATCCTCGCTCAGTTGTTCCAGCATCGCGGAGCGAATTTGACGCGCCACAATGCCCAGATGCACAAAAGCGAGGGTCAGTGCGGGTAAGATCAGGTGCTGTAGTGCATTGAAAAAGACCTCGCCATTGCCTTCCAGCAGGGCATCGATCAGATAAAAACCGGTGACGTGATTCGGCGGGTCCAGCCAGTCGTCGAGCCGTCCGCCGCCAGGCAGAATTTGTAGATGACCGTAAAACAGCACAATCACGCCAAGCCCCAGCCAGAACGCCGGGGTTGAAATACCGGTAATGGCCATCAGACGCACCAGATGATCCAGCCAACGGTTGCGCCATACGGCGGATAAAATGCCCAGAGGAATGCCGATAACCAACGCCAGCAGCAGCGAGCAAAACGCCAGTTCCAGCGTCGCGGGGAAGAAGACGCGCAGTTCGTCCATCACCGGGCGTCCGGTACGAATCGAGGTGCCCAGATCGCCATGAAAGAGATCGCTCACATAGCGAAAGAACTGGATATACAGCGGCTGGTTAAGCCCTAACTGCTGGCGAATATTCTCCACAATCTCGTCGCTGGCGCGATCGCCTGCCAGCAAGCGCGCAGGGTCGCCAGGAATCAGATGTGAAATAATAAAGGTAATCACGCAAACCCCAGCGACTACCAGGACGAGTCCCCAGCATCGCTGACGTAAAATGGACCAGAAAGTCATTGGCTTCCCCTTGCGGAGCCAGTACGGCTCCGCATCAACGTGGCTTATTTGCTCATGGTGGAAATATTGAATACCTGCTCCAGCATCGGGTTGAATACAAA
This Citrobacter enshiensis DNA region includes the following protein-coding sequences:
- a CDS encoding LysR family transcriptional regulator, whose translation is MRMSIKQLRAFLAVAHTLNFAHASDRLNMSQPALSLAIKGLEEALGGALLLRTTRKVTLTQEGETFLTMARQLLADWENTEEAMRQRFTLQRGKVSVAAMPSFAANVLPPVLKTFRDHYSGINVTVHDVINEQVIEMVSEGRVEMGIAFEPEFSGHLHFTPLGMDRFIAIVPPDSKLAARERICWRELLSLDFIALQRPSAVRLMLEEKLAQSGRPLEVALESHQLVTIGRLVANGLGGSAVPALCRTQMTELGATCLDLDGPVIERRVGVLCAAHRKLSTAAQALMETLKKAYNA
- a CDS encoding ABC transporter ATP-binding protein, with protein sequence MSDILLALQDVHVNFPARSNWLGRVTERVHALNGLDLQIREGETLGIVGESGCGKSTLAQLLMGMLKPSQGQCSRGRGSNKGMQMVFQDPLSSLDPRLPIWRIITEPVWIQKHNSERERRALAEELALLVGIRPEYLDRLPHAFSGGQRQRIAIARALSSEPDVIVLDEPTSALDISVQAQILNLLVSLQARRNLTYVLISHNVSVVRHMSDRVAVMYLGQIVELGDARQVLTTPAHPYTRLLLDSVPKTGVPLAEDLVLRKTELPGNRTLPQGCFFRDRCPLATQGCEKKQALLPQESGRDVRCWRALEDR
- a CDS encoding ABC transporter ATP-binding protein; its protein translation is MTQPVLEIEGLHLSFPGYNSEVHALNRVSLHIQRGEIVGVVGESGSGKSVTAMLAMRLLPEGSYRIHQGRVSLLGEDVLNASEKQMRQWRGARVAMIFQEPMTALNPTRRIGQQMVEVIRHHQPMRRYDARQKAIALLEEMQIPDAAQVMSRFPFELSGGMRQRVMIALAFSCEPDLIIADEPTTALDVTVQLQVLRLLKHKARASGTAVLFISHDMAVVSQLCDRLYVMYAGSVIESGPTENVIRHPTHPYSIGLLKCAPEHGQPRQPLPAIPGTVPNLTHLPTGCAFRERCFAAGRQCDVIPPMRRTGDTTQQSACWYPQLETTHV
- the ddpC gene encoding D,D-dipeptide ABC transporter permease, with the translated sequence MMLTEETQTPPQTTRRRIDWAKLWWLIKGSPLTLIGGVIIVLMLLLMVFSPWVTPYNPNAIDLTARLLPPSASHWFGTDEVGRDLFSRVLVGSKQSIVAGLVVVGIAGGIGSLLGCLSGVMGGRADAVIMRMMDIMLSIPSLVLTMALAAALGPSLFNAMMAIAIVRIPFYVRLARGQTLVVRQYAYVQAARTYGASRWHLISWHILRNSLPPLIVQASLDIGSAILMAATLGFIGLGAQQPSAEWGAMVAIGRNYVLDQWWYCAFPGAAILITAVGFNLFGDGIRDLLDPKAGGKQS
- a CDS encoding ABC transporter permease — encoded protein: MTFWSILRQRCWGLVLVVAGVCVITFIISHLIPGDPARLLAGDRASDEIVENIRQQLGLNQPLYIQFFRYVSDLFHGDLGTSIRTGRPVMDELRVFFPATLELAFCSLLLALVIGIPLGILSAVWRNRWLDHLVRLMAITGISTPAFWLGLGVIVLFYGHLQILPGGGRLDDWLDPPNHVTGFYLIDALLEGNGEVFFNALQHLILPALTLAFVHLGIVARQIRSAMLEQLSEDYIRTARASGLPGWYIVLCYALPNALIPSITVLGLALGDLLYGAVLTETVFAWPGMGAWVVTSIQALDFPAVMGFAVVVSFAYVLVNLLVDLLYLWIDPRIGRGGAE